A region from the Hydrogenimonas sp. genome encodes:
- a CDS encoding glutamate 5-kinase: MKRIVIKVGSAVLTEQNRVAKERMSALVDLIAEIRKRETEVILVSSGAVAAGYTLCRLDKRVVANRQALASIGQPKLIAMYQKKFARHDVTVSQILLTADDFDSRKRTYHAKCAVETLLAQGVVPIINENDVTATEELVFGDNDQLSAHVAFYFDAELLVILSDIDCYYDKDPNRYEDAVPLKVVHEIPKEDLVAESTPNTSFATGGIVTKLKAADFLLKRGRKMFLASGFDLKDAYAYLIEGRHEGGTLFLNRD, translated from the coding sequence GTGAAGAGGATAGTTATAAAGGTCGGAAGTGCGGTACTGACGGAGCAGAACAGGGTCGCGAAGGAGCGTATGTCGGCCCTTGTCGACCTCATAGCGGAGATCAGGAAGAGGGAGACGGAGGTTATTCTGGTAAGTTCCGGAGCCGTCGCCGCCGGTTACACCCTCTGCCGTCTGGATAAAAGAGTGGTGGCCAACCGGCAGGCCCTGGCATCGATCGGCCAGCCCAAGCTCATCGCCATGTACCAGAAGAAGTTCGCGCGTCACGATGTGACAGTTTCGCAGATTCTTCTGACAGCCGACGATTTCGATTCCCGTAAACGTACTTATCACGCAAAGTGTGCCGTAGAGACCCTGCTTGCTCAGGGTGTCGTCCCCATCATCAATGAAAACGACGTCACTGCGACAGAGGAGCTGGTTTTCGGAGACAACGATCAGCTCTCCGCCCATGTGGCCTTCTACTTCGATGCGGAGCTTCTTGTCATTCTCTCCGATATAGACTGCTACTACGACAAAGATCCCAACCGTTATGAAGATGCCGTGCCTCTGAAAGTGGTGCATGAGATTCCAAAAGAGGATCTGGTCGCCGAGTCTACTCCGAATACATCTTTTGCTACAGGAGGCATAGTTACAAAACTGAAAGCCGCCGATTTTCTTCTTAAACGTGGACGAAAAATGTTTCTGGCAAGCGGCTTCGATCTAAAAGATGCCTACGCCTACCTTATAGAGGGTCGTCACGAGGGGGGGACCCTTTTTCTGAACCGAGATTGA